From a region of the Mucilaginibacter auburnensis genome:
- a CDS encoding hybrid sensor histidine kinase/response regulator, with protein MNEVNTSILIIDDEEMVRDNIADILMPQSSFEDFDSMNDALNVLFEAPKPLLTTRTPNIPVFSVQKAANGMEGVKKVKEAIEQGNPFAVIFLDMRMPGMSGLETAIEIRKHDVKVEIIFITAYSDRSIDEIVEQAGQNVGYHCKPYAPEEIIQIATKAVTDYNKLRNLEKLIESISTIGLNKHQLNSLLKNILDQLAGFVDTDLALIGKLHDDDSYEKILSIGTLDDQVNIDELISRIKAKNVKRDEVIQIDELFLAHIDNYTVFAVLKKQEKLKVEKMYLLKLFIQNAAQAIRNAELNEKLIQNEKLSAVGQVIGMVMHDLRSPIKNITVLTELMRKDGVENQWVDFIDQCAAQASEIFDDFLDFIRNTPVVKTPVCLHKIITNALQVTETRAGAEQVTITVNIDKDVKVPGDESKLRRVFSNLITNAVDALLDNNVSEPHITINTHVKETEIEINVQDNGPGIPSEIQRTLFEPFVTKKKQHGTGLGLAIVKQYITAHGGSIAVENNGGALFTIVLPL; from the coding sequence ATGAACGAAGTAAATACTTCTATACTCATTATAGATGATGAGGAAATGGTGCGCGATAATATCGCCGACATTTTAATGCCGCAATCATCATTTGAAGATTTTGATAGCATGAACGATGCCCTTAACGTACTGTTTGAGGCACCTAAACCTTTATTAACTACGCGTACACCCAACATTCCTGTTTTTTCAGTGCAAAAGGCCGCCAACGGTATGGAGGGTGTTAAAAAAGTTAAAGAAGCAATTGAACAAGGGAATCCCTTCGCCGTAATATTTTTGGATATGCGCATGCCGGGAATGAGCGGACTGGAAACCGCCATTGAGATCAGAAAGCATGATGTAAAAGTTGAGATCATATTCATCACTGCATACAGCGATCGCTCTATTGATGAGATAGTGGAACAGGCAGGGCAGAATGTAGGCTATCATTGCAAGCCTTACGCTCCGGAAGAGATCATACAAATTGCTACAAAGGCTGTTACAGATTACAATAAACTGCGCAACCTTGAGAAGCTGATAGAATCTATATCAACTATTGGCTTAAATAAACACCAGCTTAATTCACTGCTAAAAAATATATTGGACCAACTGGCAGGTTTTGTAGATACGGATCTGGCTTTGATTGGAAAACTGCATGATGACGATAGCTACGAAAAAATACTTTCAATAGGCACGCTTGATGACCAGGTTAACATAGATGAACTCATATCAAGAATAAAAGCCAAAAATGTAAAGCGCGACGAAGTTATACAGATAGATGAGCTTTTTTTGGCTCACATTGATAACTACACGGTTTTTGCGGTTTTAAAAAAGCAGGAAAAACTGAAGGTGGAAAAGATGTATCTACTCAAGTTATTTATTCAGAATGCGGCGCAGGCCATCCGTAATGCTGAGTTAAATGAAAAGCTGATACAGAACGAAAAGCTATCTGCCGTTGGCCAGGTAATAGGTATGGTAATGCATGATCTGCGTTCGCCGATAAAAAATATAACTGTTTTAACCGAATTAATGCGCAAGGATGGGGTTGAGAATCAATGGGTAGATTTTATTGATCAATGTGCGGCCCAGGCTTCGGAGATATTTGACGACTTTTTGGATTTCATCAGAAATACGCCTGTTGTAAAAACGCCTGTTTGCCTGCACAAAATAATAACTAATGCCCTGCAAGTTACAGAGACACGTGCAGGCGCTGAACAGGTTACAATAACTGTAAATATTGACAAGGATGTTAAGGTGCCGGGTGATGAAAGCAAACTGCGCCGGGTATTCAGTAACCTCATCACCAATGCGGTTGATGCTTTGCTGGACAACAATGTTAGTGAGCCACACATCACAATCAATACGCATGTAAAAGAAACTGAAATTGAAATAAACGTGCAGGATAATGGCCCGGGTATTCCATCAGAAATACAGCGAACGCTTTTTGAGCCGTTTGTTACCAAAAAGAAACAACATGGAACCGGTTTAGGCTTAGCCATAGTGAAACAATATATAACCGCGCATGGAGGTAGTATTGCTGTAGAGAACAATGGTGGGGCATTATTTACAATAGTACTTCCATTATAA
- the ruvA gene encoding Holliday junction branch migration protein RuvA yields MYNYIDGKLAFKSPAYVVIDAGGVGYQINISLHTYSLLSATERQKLYVWLHVKEDAHTLYGFVDEGERRLFLHLISISGIGPNTARMMLSSITPTEIHTAIVSGNVSLIQRIKGIGPKSAQRVILELQDKLKKEGPETLSVAIVAPSVKDEALAALVMLGFARNAAEKVLDQQMNKMDSSITVEHLIKIALKSL; encoded by the coding sequence ATGTATAATTATATTGACGGTAAATTAGCCTTTAAAAGCCCGGCTTACGTGGTGATAGATGCGGGAGGCGTTGGTTATCAAATAAATATTTCATTACACACCTATTCCTTATTAAGTGCTACCGAGCGGCAAAAGCTTTATGTATGGCTGCATGTTAAGGAGGATGCACATACGCTTTATGGCTTTGTTGATGAAGGCGAGCGGAGGCTATTCCTTCATTTGATCTCTATTTCCGGAATTGGCCCTAATACGGCCCGGATGATGCTCTCGTCCATTACACCAACCGAGATACATACGGCTATTGTAAGCGGCAATGTATCGCTTATACAGCGTATCAAAGGTATTGGTCCAAAATCAGCACAACGTGTAATATTGGAGCTTCAGGATAAATTGAAGAAAGAAGGTCCGGAAACGCTTAGCGTTGCAATAGTTGCTCCTTCAGTTAAAGATGAAGCGTTGGCCGCATTGGTAATGTTAGGCTTCGCCCGCAATGCGGCTGAAAAGGTATTAGACCAGCAAATGAATAAAATGGACAGCTCAATTACCGTTGAACACCTTATTAAAATTGCATTAAAAAGTTTATAA
- a CDS encoding PAS domain-containing sensor histidine kinase, which yields MNNIIKDIAGLGSWHYDVTTKSLQFDQETLSLVGLSQDSGYVNKNGYAFWLDNLHPGDRANAVATFKTFTEDEAQQRYEQTYRFKHSSGKWIWLWSKAMRYVTGNIAGTITDISFFKKEIEQSRVESKLLRTLIDSLPDVIYVKDDKGRKIIANHADVASLGLTSEEEVVGKTDIELLKGDVGERCYHDDMHIIDTGEPIVNMEEFFFDADGNKQWLLTTKVPVKKSSGKTSHILGIGHNITHRKQNEESLKLLNEELSEQAEELRALNEQLTLQKEQETEKAIAQGKFEIASEILHDIGNALVGFGAYLNRINRLLERGNLKALKNLALFISTQQSVIAQAIGVDKANALVSLTETMAKTQTESDAELTNSVNELLNITTHIQEILNIQRQFVGGHSGIHQRKPVNLINIINDCRSMLMASMDKKGIQLTTSIEPGNYVIKGDHTKLMQVILNVLKNSVEAIDLEARQKQISINLHNKAGAITLSIKDNGKGFNEETGQHLFERGYTTKSNGTGLGLYNCRSIIESHAGQFNISSGGLTKGAEVAIVFEADQLESREAAAAGAAYNF from the coding sequence ATGAACAATATTATAAAGGATATTGCCGGTTTGGGGTCGTGGCATTATGATGTGACTACAAAAAGTTTGCAGTTTGATCAAGAGACTTTGAGTCTTGTTGGTTTATCACAAGATAGCGGGTATGTGAATAAAAACGGATATGCATTCTGGTTGGATAATCTGCATCCGGGTGATAGGGCAAATGCGGTTGCTACGTTTAAAACTTTTACAGAAGATGAGGCGCAACAACGTTACGAGCAGACCTACCGTTTTAAGCATAGCAGTGGCAAATGGATATGGTTATGGAGTAAAGCCATGCGATATGTTACCGGGAATATAGCAGGAACCATCACGGATATCAGTTTTTTCAAAAAGGAGATTGAGCAAAGCCGTGTAGAAAGTAAATTACTGCGCACATTAATTGATAGTTTGCCTGATGTTATTTATGTAAAGGATGATAAAGGACGTAAGATAATAGCTAATCACGCTGATGTAGCCTCCCTGGGGCTAACAAGTGAAGAAGAGGTGGTAGGCAAAACAGATATTGAATTGTTGAAAGGTGATGTTGGTGAGCGGTGTTATCATGATGATATGCACATTATTGATACCGGAGAACCTATTGTTAACATGGAGGAGTTTTTTTTCGATGCCGACGGTAACAAACAGTGGCTATTAACCACAAAAGTACCTGTTAAAAAATCAAGCGGAAAAACCAGTCACATTTTGGGAATAGGCCACAACATTACCCATCGTAAGCAAAACGAGGAGTCACTTAAATTACTAAATGAGGAACTCTCTGAGCAGGCCGAAGAACTGCGCGCGTTAAACGAGCAGCTTACCTTGCAAAAAGAGCAGGAAACCGAGAAAGCGATAGCGCAGGGTAAGTTTGAAATAGCATCAGAGATATTGCATGATATTGGTAATGCATTGGTGGGCTTCGGCGCTTATCTTAATCGTATTAACCGTTTGCTGGAACGAGGTAACCTCAAAGCACTTAAAAATTTGGCTTTATTTATCAGCACCCAACAAAGTGTAATAGCGCAGGCAATTGGCGTTGATAAAGCAAATGCATTGGTATCGCTTACCGAAACCATGGCCAAAACCCAAACAGAAAGCGATGCTGAATTAACTAATTCGGTAAACGAACTGCTTAATATCACAACACATATCCAGGAGATATTAAACATTCAGCGACAGTTTGTTGGTGGGCATAGCGGCATTCATCAGCGTAAACCGGTTAATCTTATCAATATCATTAACGATTGCCGTTCTATGCTCATGGCCTCAATGGATAAAAAAGGTATACAGTTAACCACCAGCATTGAACCCGGAAACTATGTGATAAAAGGTGATCACACCAAATTAATGCAGGTTATATTAAATGTTTTGAAAAACAGTGTTGAGGCAATTGATTTGGAAGCAAGGCAAAAACAGATCAGCATCAACTTACATAATAAAGCCGGTGCAATAACGCTTTCCATTAAAGACAATGGTAAAGGTTTTAATGAAGAAACTGGTCAACATTTATTTGAACGAGGTTACACCACAAAAAGTAATGGTACCGGCTTAGGACTTTACAACTGCCGTTCAATTATTGAAAGCCATGCCGGTCAGTTTAATATTTCAAGCGGCGGCTTAACTAAGGGCGCCGAAGTAGCTATTGTTTTTGAAGCAGACCAACTGGAGAGCAGAGAAGCTGCTGCTGCCGGAGCTGCTTATAACTTTTAA
- a CDS encoding NADP-dependent malic enzyme: MDTPNRKQEALNYHSKGRPGKIQVIPTKPTNSQRDLTMAYSPGVAEPCLRIAENVEDVYKYTAKGNLVGVISNGTAVLGLGNIGPEASKPVMEGKGLLFKIYADIDVFDLEINATTVDEFVNIVKALEPTFGGINLEDIGAPSCFEIERRLKAEMKIPVMHDDQHGTAIISGAALINACEIQGKKLEDIKLVVNGAGAAAVSCSKIYLSLGVKKENLVMFDINGLITPERNDLDEMRMFFATERKDINNLTEAMMGADVFIGLSAGNVVTPEMLKGMAPNPIVFAMANPVPEISYDLAIGAREDIIIATGRSDYPNQVNNVLGFPYIFRGALDVRASAINEEMKLAAVRAIADMAKKSVPEAVNLAYNAKNLKFGRDYIIPKPMDQRLITEVSAAVAKAAIDSGVARKTITDWEAYKEQLRLRIGPDDKLMRNITNLAKSNPKRVVFSDADNYKILRAAQIVKDEKIATPILLGDEPRIRQIIKDHDMDLGDVKIIDPHLGAENTEKYANFLFEKRQRRGITLFEARKLLSDYNYYGACMVEFGEADALISGLSKNYATTIKPALQIIGVQEDVSRVAGMYLMITKKGPVFFGDTTVNVDPTVEELVDITVLIERSVRQFNISPRVAVLSYSNFGSNEGAIPEGTREVVKRLHKQYPDMVVDGDMQANFALNADLLADNFPFSTLKGRAANTLIFPNLESGNIAYKLLQELGGAEAVGPILLGLKKSVHILQLDSSVREIVNMVTIAVVDAQAKETEH; this comes from the coding sequence ATGGATACTCCGAACCGAAAGCAGGAAGCCTTAAATTACCACTCAAAAGGCCGTCCTGGTAAAATACAGGTTATACCCACCAAACCCACTAATTCGCAACGCGACCTTACAATGGCTTACTCGCCTGGCGTTGCCGAACCATGTTTAAGAATTGCAGAAAATGTTGAAGACGTTTATAAATACACCGCTAAAGGCAACCTGGTAGGCGTAATAAGCAATGGTACCGCGGTTTTGGGTTTGGGTAATATTGGCCCGGAGGCCAGTAAACCTGTTATGGAAGGTAAAGGCCTGCTGTTTAAAATTTATGCCGATATAGATGTATTTGATCTGGAAATAAATGCTACAACGGTTGACGAGTTTGTAAACATTGTTAAAGCGCTTGAACCAACCTTTGGCGGTATCAACTTAGAGGATATTGGCGCCCCTTCGTGCTTTGAAATTGAACGCAGGCTGAAAGCTGAAATGAAAATACCTGTAATGCACGATGACCAGCATGGAACAGCTATTATTTCGGGCGCTGCGCTGATCAATGCTTGCGAGATCCAGGGTAAAAAGCTGGAAGATATAAAACTGGTAGTGAACGGTGCCGGTGCGGCAGCCGTATCATGCTCAAAAATATACCTTTCTTTAGGGGTTAAAAAAGAAAACCTGGTAATGTTTGACATTAACGGTTTGATTACTCCTGAACGCAATGATCTGGATGAAATGCGTATGTTCTTCGCAACTGAGCGTAAAGACATCAATAATCTAACAGAAGCCATGATGGGGGCTGATGTATTTATCGGTTTATCTGCCGGTAATGTGGTAACCCCCGAAATGCTGAAGGGCATGGCACCAAATCCAATTGTTTTTGCAATGGCTAACCCGGTGCCCGAGATATCATATGATCTGGCTATAGGTGCACGTGAAGACATTATAATTGCTACCGGTCGTTCAGATTATCCTAACCAGGTTAATAATGTTTTAGGCTTCCCTTATATATTTAGAGGAGCACTTGATGTGCGCGCAAGTGCTATCAATGAAGAAATGAAACTGGCTGCGGTGCGTGCAATTGCCGATATGGCAAAGAAGTCGGTACCAGAGGCAGTAAACCTCGCTTACAACGCTAAAAATCTAAAATTCGGCAGGGATTATATCATTCCTAAACCAATGGATCAGCGTTTGATCACTGAAGTATCGGCAGCTGTGGCTAAAGCGGCAATCGATTCAGGGGTAGCACGCAAAACCATTACCGATTGGGAGGCTTATAAAGAGCAATTACGTTTACGTATTGGTCCGGATGATAAGCTGATGCGTAATATCACCAACCTGGCTAAAAGCAATCCTAAGCGTGTAGTTTTTTCTGACGCTGATAACTATAAGATATTGCGTGCAGCGCAGATAGTTAAGGATGAGAAAATTGCTACACCGATACTTTTGGGCGACGAGCCGCGCATCAGACAGATAATAAAAGACCATGATATGGATCTGGGTGATGTAAAGATCATTGATCCGCATTTAGGTGCCGAGAACACCGAAAAGTACGCTAACTTTTTGTTTGAGAAGCGCCAGCGCCGCGGTATTACCCTGTTTGAGGCACGCAAACTTTTATCAGATTATAACTACTACGGCGCATGCATGGTGGAGTTTGGTGAGGCCGATGCATTGATATCGGGTTTAAGTAAAAACTATGCCACCACAATAAAACCTGCTTTGCAAATTATAGGTGTTCAGGAAGATGTTAGCCGTGTTGCTGGTATGTATCTGATGATCACCAAAAAAGGACCTGTGTTTTTTGGTGATACTACCGTGAACGTTGATCCGACTGTTGAGGAACTGGTAGATATTACGGTGCTTATCGAAAGATCGGTAAGACAATTTAACATCAGTCCGCGTGTTGCTGTGTTGTCCTACTCTAACTTTGGATCAAATGAAGGCGCTATACCGGAAGGTACCCGCGAGGTAGTAAAACGCCTGCACAAGCAGTATCCGGATATGGTTGTTGATGGTGATATGCAGGCCAACTTTGCTTTGAATGCTGATCTGTTGGCTGACAACTTCCCGTTCTCAACTTTAAAAGGCAGAGCGGCAAACACGTTGATCTTTCCTAACCTTGAATCGGGTAACATTGCTTACAAATTATTGCAGGAATTAGGTGGAGCCGAGGCTGTAGGACCAATATTGCTTGGGCTTAAAAAATCGGTACATATTTTACAGTTGGATAGTTCGGTACGCGAGATCGTTAACATGGTTACAATTGCCGTTGTTGACGCCCAGGCAAAAGAAACTGAACATTAA